The following is a genomic window from Myxococcus guangdongensis.
GTGCGCCCCATGCCCCTCCCCACTTCGCGACGAGGCGCCGTGGTGGCGCTCCTCCTGTCGGGCTCGACGGCCGGGGCACAGGTCCCCGGGGCCAGCTTCGAGCTGGAGCGAATGGAGCTCAACACCGGCCGGGGCACGCTCCAGGTCGGCAGCGGCGAGCTGCTCGCGCCCTCCGCGTGGAACGTGGGGCTGTTCGGCCACTACCAACTCCAGCCGCTCGTGGTGCGCAACGGAGCGAGTCAGCTGGCCCGGGTCCGCCATCGCACCTCCCTGCTGCTGGCGGGCAGCCATGGCGTGTTGCCGTGGCTCGAGGTCGGCGCGCAGGTGCCCGCGGTGCTCTGGCAGCGAGGCGCGGACGTCAGCGCCCTGGCGCTTCCCGCCGTGAGCGCACGGGGGCTCGGAACCCCCGTGCTCCAGGCGCGGCTCGGCTTGCTGTCACGGCGTCGGGAGCACCCCGTGGACCTCTCGGTGGACCTGGGTGTGGGGCTCCCCGTGGGCAGCAGCGCGGCCCTGTCGCGCGACCCGGCGCTGCGAGCCCATGCCCGCGCGGCGGCGGGCTGGAGCTGGGGGCCACTCCATCCCTCCTTCGACGCGGGCGTTCTGCTGCGCTCCGCGCATCCCCGCATCGGCGCCACCTCGTCGAAGCAGGTGCCCGAGCTGCGTCTCGGGGCGGGCGTCGCACTGGCCCGACGGGGCTGGCGCGGTGAGCTCAGCCTCCGAAGCGCCTTCGCCAGCGACGCCCGCCAGCCGTCCATCGAAGCGCTGGCGGGAGTCCGGGTGCCCGTCGCCACGAGCTGGGAGCTGAGCGCGCTGGTGGGCCCTGGACTCGGCAACACCCCGGGCACCCCCGCCGCTCGCGCCCTCGTGGGCCTCACCTTCCGCTCGGAGCCCCCCGCCCGCCTGGAGCGGCTCGTGGAAGCATTTCCTGCGCTCCGCCTCGAGCACGATACGCCCGACACCTTGGAGACGGTCCTTTCCCCGAGCGTGGAGCCCGTCCCCACCCGGGAGCTGCTCCCCACCGGGTCCCCCGCGAGCACACCCCCTGTCCTCCAGGCCGCGGTCCTCTTCGAGCCGGGACACGCCGAGCTGTCCGGCGACCTGGGGCCACTGCGCGCCGTGGCCCAGCACGTGAGCCGCCTCTCCGGTGCGCTCGTCATCCAGTTGGAGGGACACGTGGGCCAGGAGGCCGCGGAGCTCTCGGACCCGTTGTTGCCACTGCGCAGGGCCCAGTCCGTCGCGCGATACCTCGCGGACCGGGGAGTGTCCATGGCGCACATCCGCGTGCGCATCGCCGACGCGCGCACGTCCACCGAGCCCGAGGAGCGCGCACACGCGCGGCGGGTCGAGGTGCGCGTCTCGAGCGGGTCCGCGCCTCGCGTCGAGGAGTCACCATGACCTTCGACCTCCACGCCATCCTCCATCACGTCGAGCAGGCCGCGCCCTCCGAGGACCTCCCTGAGTGGCTCCACCGAAGCTGGACCGAGCCAGCCGCTTTCACCGCGGCGCTGGCCTCCGCGCACGTGGGCCGAGGCGCGCCCCTCAAGAGCCGCGTGGGCCAGCACCATGACTTCTTCCACGACCTGGTGGGCCGTCACGCCACCACGAACCTCATCGCGCTGCGCACGTACGAGCGCCCCCACGGGTGGAGGACGCTGAGCTATCGGCGGCTGCACGAGCAGGCCACGCGACGGGCCACGACGTGGGAGCAGCGAGGCGTCAGGCCCGGCGCGCGCGTGTGCCTGCTGCTCCATCCAGGCCCCGAGCTGTGGGTGAGCCTCTGCGCCGCCCTGTGCCTGGGCGCCCGCGTCAGCCTCCTGCCGCCCACGGGCACACGCTTCGTCTCGCGCCGACTCGACGCGCTCGCGCCGGAGCACGTGGTGGCCGAGCCTCACCAGACTCCGCTCCTGGGCACCCACGCCCGAAGTCTGTTGCCGCTCATCGAAGCCTCGACTCCGACGGCCACCTCGCACAGCTACAAGCCCGATGAGCCCGTGGGCCTGCTCTTCTCCCCACTGGCGGACCCCTCGTGGCGACCCGTGCCCCTCAAGGCCGCGGACGCGTGGCTGGGCGCGCTGGTGGATGGGTTGCTCACCTTCGCGCTGGCCCCCGGAGACCAGCTGGCCGCGCCTGGACTCCACCCGCTTCAGCACCTGCCCGCGCTCGTCTTCTCGACGCTGCTGCGCGGCGCCACCTTCCTCCACCTGGAGCCGTCGGACCTGGAGGCGCGCCCAGCGCTGCTGACGGAACATCCCGTGCGCGCGCTCGGCGTCACCCCAGCGCTGAGGGACCTGATGCTGCGCACGCGGACCCCGCTGGCGAACGTGGAGGGCTGGTTCCGCGACCCCGAGACGCCGCTCGACGGCGAGCGCTGGAAGGCGTGGGTGCAGCAATGCGGGTTGTCCTCGGCCCCCTGCGCCAACGTCCTGGTGGACTCGACGGCGGGAGGCGCGGTGCTCTGCTCACCTCGCCGCGTGGGCGACGTCCACGCCGAGGCCGCGCCCGCGCCCGGCCGCCGGTGGGCGCTCAAGGACCTCCACCGCAGCGGCCAGCCAGCCCCCACGGACGTGGGCCTGTTCACGCTGTTGCCCGAGGAGGGACGGCCTCCGGGCCACCTCGTCCTCTCTCGAGTCCGCCAGCAGTACCTCCACGCGGGCTCCCGCGACGCGCGACGCGATGGACACGTCATCCCCACCGACGAGGTGACGGACGCATTGGATGACCTGGAGCCGCCCGTCTCCACGTCGCTGCTCGTCCTCCCCACGGGCGGCCCGACGGGGGCACCATGTCGGGTGCTGCTCGTCTTCACCGGCGAGGCGCCGAGGCAGACAGCTCCGTTGCTCGCGGAGGTGCGCCGACGGCTCGAGCAGCGCCTGGGCCCCGAGCACCTCCCCGACCGGGTCGAGATCTTCCCCCTGTACCCGAGGCTCCGGGACGACCGGGTGGATCCGGCGTGGTGTCACACGCAGTACCTGACGGGCTCGCTCCATCGAAAGGCCACCGACCCCTTGTTCCAGACCCTCACCGCGTTGCGCGGCCG
Proteins encoded in this region:
- a CDS encoding OmpA family protein, encoding MVALLLSGSTAGAQVPGASFELERMELNTGRGTLQVGSGELLAPSAWNVGLFGHYQLQPLVVRNGASQLARVRHRTSLLLAGSHGVLPWLEVGAQVPAVLWQRGADVSALALPAVSARGLGTPVLQARLGLLSRRREHPVDLSVDLGVGLPVGSSAALSRDPALRAHARAAAGWSWGPLHPSFDAGVLLRSAHPRIGATSSKQVPELRLGAGVALARRGWRGELSLRSAFASDARQPSIEALAGVRVPVATSWELSALVGPGLGNTPGTPAARALVGLTFRSEPPARLERLVEAFPALRLEHDTPDTLETVLSPSVEPVPTRELLPTGSPASTPPVLQAAVLFEPGHAELSGDLGPLRAVAQHVSRLSGALVIQLEGHVGQEAAELSDPLLPLRRAQSVARYLADRGVSMAHIRVRIADARTSTEPEERAHARRVEVRVSSGSAPRVEESP
- a CDS encoding AMP-binding protein, coding for MTFDLHAILHHVEQAAPSEDLPEWLHRSWTEPAAFTAALASAHVGRGAPLKSRVGQHHDFFHDLVGRHATTNLIALRTYERPHGWRTLSYRRLHEQATRRATTWEQRGVRPGARVCLLLHPGPELWVSLCAALCLGARVSLLPPTGTRFVSRRLDALAPEHVVAEPHQTPLLGTHARSLLPLIEASTPTATSHSYKPDEPVGLLFSPLADPSWRPVPLKAADAWLGALVDGLLTFALAPGDQLAAPGLHPLQHLPALVFSTLLRGATFLHLEPSDLEARPALLTEHPVRALGVTPALRDLMLRTRTPLANVEGWFRDPETPLDGERWKAWVQQCGLSSAPCANVLVDSTAGGAVLCSPRRVGDVHAEAAPAPGRRWALKDLHRSGQPAPTDVGLFTLLPEEGRPPGHLVLSRVRQQYLHAGSRDARRDGHVIPTDEVTDALDDLEPPVSTSLLVLPTGGPTGAPCRVLLVFTGEAPRQTAPLLAEVRRRLEQRLGPEHLPDRVEIFPLYPRLRDDRVDPAWCHTQYLTGSLHRKATDPLFQTLTALRGRLRPLAPLNPRS